Genomic segment of Kibdelosporangium phytohabitans:
GTGTTGTCGTTGCCGCGCAGCCGCTCCGGTGCGACGTACTCCAGCGCGCCGACGAACACGCCTGTCGCGGTCAGTGCCGTGTCGGCCACCTGGACCGCGATGCCGAAGTCGGCCAGCAGGACCTCACCGGTCCTGGCCACCATCACGTTGCCCGGCTTGACGTCCCGGTGCACGATGCCGATCCGGTGCGCGGCTTCCAGCGCCTCCAGCAGCGCGATCGCGATCTTGGTGACGGTGTCCGCGGGCAGCGGGCCGCCCGAGGCGATCATCTCGTCGATCGAGTGGCCGTCGACCAGCCGCATCACGATCCACGGGCTGTCGTCGTGGATGACCACGTCGTGCACCGCGACGATGTTGGGGTGGTCGCGCAGCGCGGCGGCGTTGCGGGCCTCGCGGGCGGCCCGGGTCGTTCTTTCCGCCTGTTCGGCCGGGGACGAGGCGCGCGGCAGCCGTAACTCCTTGACCGCGACGTAGACGTTCAGCGTCTCGTCGTGCGCCTTCCAGACCCGCCCGAATCCCCCGGCGCCCAGTTCCGAAATCAGCCGGTATCGGTTACCGACGAGATGCCCCGCTGCCACAGCGTCACAGCGTACGCAGATCGGCGGGCGTCATGGCGGATTCAGCGCGGAACGCAGGCCCAGTTCCAGTTCCGCGGCCACCTCGTCCAGCGGGCGCATGTCACGCCGGGCGCGGCACATGATGACCGCGCCTTCGGTGGCCGCGATCGCGGTGGTGGCCATGGTCGTGGCTCTGCTCTCGGGCACGCCCGCGCTGGTGAGCAGCTCGGCCAGCGCCGTGCGCCACTGGTCGAACGCGGCCACGACCGCTTCCATCAGCTGGGGCGCGTCCTCGTGCTCCTCGATCCCGACCGCGACCACGGGGCAGCCGGCGTGGTAGTTCTCGGCTTCGACGATCTGGCGCCACGCGCCGATGAACGCGCGCAGCGCGCCGACCGGGTCGCCGGGGTGGGCGGCGGCGACGGCCACGATCACGTCGCGCACGAACGTGCCGAACTCGCCGATCGCCTCCACGCCCAGCTGGGCCTTGCCGCCGGGGAAGTGGTGGTAGATCGAGCCGCGCGGGGCGCCGCTGTGCTTGACGACCTCGCGGAAGCCCATCCCGCTGTAGCCGCGCTCACGCAGCAGCCGCACGGCGCTGTGGATCATCCGTGCCCTGCTGTCCGCCGCCACCGCGAAGTCCTCCACCCGGGGGATGCACCTTGCTATGTCACTCGTCATATTACAACATGAGACCTCTATTACGAGTGTCATAGTCGATCATGGAGCAAGGGAGCGCCATGTCCCCGAGCACACCCGTAGGCATCGCGGCCCCGTTGACGCTGCCGTGCGGCACGGTTCTGCCGAACCGGCTGGTCAAGGCGGCGTTGAGCGAGCAGTTGGGCACCAGGACGCACGCGCCGAGCGACGAGCTGTACAGGCTGTACGGCCGCTGGGCGCACTCCGGCGCGGGCCTGCTGGTCACCGGCAACGTCATGGTGGACCGCACCGCGATCGCCGAGCCGCACAACGTCGCCGTCGTCGACGACAGGGACCTCGGCAGGCTCAGCGAGTGGTCGGACGTGGCACGAGCGGGCGGCGCCCAGGTCTGGGCGCAGATCAACCACCCGGGCAGGCAGGTGCCCAGGCACATCGCCCGGCGCCCGGTCGCGCCGTCCGCCGTGCCGATGCGCGGTGTCGGCGGGGCGTTCGCCAAGCCGCGTGAGCTGCGGGCTGCCGAGATCGAGG
This window contains:
- a CDS encoding TetR/AcrR family transcriptional regulator, which translates into the protein MEDFAVAADSRARMIHSAVRLLRERGYSGMGFREVVKHSGAPRGSIYHHFPGGKAQLGVEAIGEFGTFVRDVIVAVAAAHPGDPVGALRAFIGAWRQIVEAENYHAGCPVVAVGIEEHEDAPQLMEAVVAAFDQWRTALAELLTSAGVPESRATTMATTAIAATEGAVIMCRARRDMRPLDEVAAELELGLRSALNPP